GGAAACTTCCTCTCTGGCAGAGCAATTCCAATCTTTCTGTATACCTGACTTCTAGGAAAAGATGGGATATGTTTGAGAGAGGAACTGATGTGCTGGGTATTTCATGAATTGTGTAGAAAAGTATAGTCATATAGACTCTGCACAGCCTGCTTTGCTGGACGTCTTGGCATTATGTTTTTCTTGTGTGAGGCTGACATCTGCTGGACAAGTAACACTTGATCAGAGCTTTGTATTTTagagtaaattaaaatttttggcAGTGAAGcttagctgtggtgcatatactcCACGTTTTCTATTTGAATTTGGCAAGTTTGGCAGTTAATTCTCTTTTCAAATTTTGTATGCTGTGGTTGAGTCTCAGTGAGCTTGAGAATGAGAGCTCGCCTTTGGGGCATCTTTAATATGTGAGGATAAAGCCCTTTCTTTAAACTAGTTGTTCTTAACCCTCATCGGGTGCCAGAATCACTGTGTGTGATAGACGGTTTATAAACATGGCCACAACAACCCTCCCATTCCACATGCCTTTTCACAGTGTGACTTTGCCACTCCTATTAAAAAAGTAAAGcatgttttccttccttttgaatCTAGATTGGCTTTGCAATTTAATTTGAGCAATAACATGTGGTTGAAGGGGCATTGTACAACTTACAACACATCCTTAAAAAGAGACATTGCAACTTCAGTTTTTGCTCAACATTCCTCAGTTAAGACTACTGAAGAATGACTCAACCCCCATGGAGAGAGTACCTGGCTGGCAGTGAGCACCAAGATTCAGTACCAAGGTCAGCACCATTAGGGTGAGCCCACTTTTGACCAGGTCCAGCCCAGCCAACGAGCCAAAAGCAGTTGCATAAGTGAAACCAGATAAGACAAGCAGAAGAATCCCCCCAGCAAAcccacaaaatagaaataataagtaagtttttctttaaatcactaTGTTTTGGGTGGTTTATTATACAGCAACAGATGATTGATATCATTAGGAAAACTTTTTAAGAAGAATAAACAATAATAATGCCCAAGTTCAAATCTAAGAGATTTATATTTAGTTCTATTAGGTGGAAtccaggaaataaaatatatatttttaaaaaagcttgcaAGATTGGGAATCACTGATCTAAATATTTTATGCCCATAATTACTTTTTCTAAAATCTCATCATCATCTACAACAGCAGCATCATAACAGTTACTCCAATAATTCACAGTTCTTTCACATACTCCTTGTCAGTTTTCATAGGAACAAACAAAAGTTGATTTCTGCAAGATTACTGAGCTAGTAGGAGGTAGGTTATTTGACTTCATATCCTAAATTTTTTTCAACTACACATAGTAGATTGCTGCTTCTGATATTTACCTCTTCTGTGAGTGACTGATACCTACTAGTTATGTACCTGGAGATGAAGGTAATGGGCATGAGAGAAAATAAAGTGACTAAAACCACAGATAATTAGAATTAAAGAATTTAGACTCATAAAGACCTTTGTGATTCAGGACCAGTAACAATGAAATTTCATGTTAATCAAAATTTGGGTTAACAACTGGTTAACAATCAACAATTTCATTAATATCGGACTAGGAAGTGCAGTAAATAGTAATAAGACATCCAAAATGGAGAGAACCCTAAGCAAGATGATTCATTTACTTAATTCAAGAAAGATTTCAATTCTTACTCTCTTGTAAGAACTCTCTTCTCACAGAGAATTCTTATTCTCTGTGGTCCTAGGGAATAGGCAGTTGTAGCACCAGGAGACTAATTTCTGCTTAGTTTAAATATAAATCTTTAGcaagaattaaaaagaataaaaaatacctCTGAAAGAATTAATGCTTGAAATTCACCTCTAGAGGAAAGACATTTTAGCTGCAGTAATTACCTACATAATATTCATGGTTCTTCtttgaggagggaaggaaagcttATGTATATCAAACCCGAGCTGCAGGATAGACCTCAAAGCTTAAATGAACACAGCTGTAAGATGCATTAAGGAATTTTGCCTAAGTCCTATGATTTAGGCTGATTAGAAAGCAGCTAAAAGCAGGTGTGAGGGTATAAATCTCCATGGTTGGTTTTCACCTGTTGCAAAACGACAATGCTTCTTAAACTTCAATGTATAAGCAAATCACCTAAGGATCTTAGTAAAATTCGATTCATCAGATATAGGATGGGGAAGGGCTGGGATCTCACATTTCTAAGGATATCCCAAGTGATGCTAATACTGCTATTCTGCAgactatattttgaatattaaggTAATACAGAATTTTCTCCCCAAATAACAGTTTTCAGACTGTGATCATCAAAACAATGACATCAACATCACTTGAGAAcatgtaagagatgcagattcccaggccctGTCCAGACCTATTCAATCAGAAACTCTGGCAGTGAGGACCCAGGCATCCGTAGTGCCTCAAGCCTTCCAGGGGATTTTGATGCTAAAGTCTGAGAGTCACTGATTTAGAGAAGTATTTATCCAGCCATAATAGAATCACCCTACCTAAgagcttaaaaaaacaacaacaacaacaacaaaaaaaaccaaaacagtccCTGGGTTCCATTAGGAGGCAGGATGTGGGACACTTCATTGTGAGTATTTGTAAAAATCTCAACATGTGCTTGCAATGTGTGGCCCAGTTTGAGAaccaagagagacagagagagagagagagagagagacagagagagacaagagaTCCACTCACTTACTTCTGGAGTCTTCGCCAGCAAAAGTCTGGTAGAGGTGGTGATGTCCAGGTCTGCTGGGCCAGTGGCTGTCCTCCTCCTCACTGTTGCTTTGCACCTGTAACCAAGGTCCCCGCAGAGCTCAGTCAGCACCAGTGGTGGGGAAAAGTGCAGGATGGCAGGCGACATAGGGGAAAGAGGCTGAGTGTACTTGAGTAACCTGGCCTCGTCTCTTGCGGTAGGAGCCCGGCAGTGAGGAAGGCAGGGCCAGCTCTGCGTTCAGTGAGGAAGGCAGGGCCAGCTCTGTGTTCAGTGAGGGCTGGCACACATGCAAACAGGACTGCGGACCATCACGGCTCCTCTGTGTCAAGGGTTTGACAGATTTTCCTCAAGACTCTGGCACTTGGTCGTAGCACTGTCTATAGACCCAGGCAAGAGCAATCCCGGGTTTTACAGAGCTCATGGGATGACGAGTCAGTGGACCGAGAGAATGTGTCCACTTTGATTTTGCACTAGCCCTTCTAGACCATGCTCTGGATGCCCACAATCCCCTCCCCAAATGCAACTCAAATGGCCCCAAGCCTATTTCAGGGAAATGCATTGGTTTTGCCTGGTGTCTGTTCTCTCAAGGCTGGCCTTTTTCCTAGGGTATGCACGCCTAGGCCTGAACGATGACTGGTAGATGGTTATATGGGTTGGTGGGGGggttgtgggggcttcccaggtggtgctagtggtgaagaacccagctgccaatgcaggagatgtgagagatgcaggttcaagccccaggtcaggaaaatcccctggaggagggcatggcaatccactccagtattcttgcctagagaatcccatggacagaagagcctgggtaggctacagtccatagggtcgcagagttggacatgactgaattgacttagcatgcatgcacacatgcagggGTTTGCGGCATTTGAATATGCCAGCTGGGGTGTTCACACATGGTGTGCAAAATCCCTTATGGTGCGGGACAGATGTGGGtatgggaagagaaggagatagaGGAGGGAAGGGCCAGGATGGCTCTGCCCACTCTGCCATATTCTAGCACTGAAGTTATAAGAGTGAGAAGTCTAGATTTGAATCTGAATTTCTAGGTCTTCATGGTTATATACTTGCCAAGGTAGAAGAGATTTTATATAATCATGTTTAGTCTAGTGTGTAACTGACCTCTATCTGTACTCTTGTGTGTATCCCACAAATGATAGGGGTAGGTGTGTTTGATGGGAAATTTTAGTGAAGACCAGCCTGGAAGAGGAATTAGAAAAATAGTGACAAAAACTGGGTGCTCTTAAGAAACTGGGTctatttctctttcccctttcttctaTATTAATTTTggttaagttgtatctgactctttgtaacctcatggactgtagccctccaggctcctctgtccatggaattctccatgcaagaatattggagtgggtagccatgcccttttccaggggatcttcccgacccagggatcaaaactgggactccagcattgcaggcagactgttaaccatctgagccaccagggaacccactTTCAAAGGTTTCTGAATGTAATTCAAGACTCGGTATATCTGACAAGGTGGATATATTTTAACCCAAGGGCAAGAATCCAGAATTCAAGGGCAGGAATGCCAACCTCTCCCTCACTTTCAACCCGCTCACCTCCGAGTCCAAAGCGTCCTGCCACTGCTCAGTTAGGGATCGGTGCATTTCTGTTCCCTCTGGACTCTGTTTCCATTTCTGCTGGACGATGGACAGGTCCAGTGAGCTAACCTtcttgcccatgggattcttctgaAACAGACTCCTTCGTGCTCTGCTCTTTCTTGTCCAGAAGGCACCATCCTGGACCGAGTGGGCCTCCTTACTGCTGGCCTGCAGCCCCCATAGCTCTTTCTGATCCTGCACAGGGTCTGTGCTCCACTGCAGATCTGCTCTGGGCAGAGGATGTGAGCAACATGGTATCCTGAGGTCAGAACCCAGAGTTTCTGAAGGTTCTTGCCATGTGGACATCCCCTGCTGTGTTTCGTCTTTAAGGCAGAGGATGCATGGGCAGGAAGAAGGAGGCAGTTTTGTGCCCTTGGTAGGGGGCATGGGAGCTCTCCGGGGGCCTGGTCCAAACCCAGAGTCTTGCTGGAGGACCAGCTTCTCTCCTCGCACTCTGTCCATCACCTCCCACACCACCTGGTCCAAACTGTTCCTTTTGGGAGTATGGTCGGGTGGGGACAGTCTATCTCGTGGGCAAGTGTACAGGCACATTTTGGAGATGGCTTTCCGGAGGCGCTCTCTGGGTGAGTGAGGTTCAGGCTCTGGGGACAGAATCTTGATGGATGGCATGTCAGCTGGGTTGCAATTCCAGAACATGTGGGATGGTGTGAACTTTTGGACAGGTGTCTTAGACACATAGGAGTAGAGACAGAAGAAGGCATCTGCGGTGACGGCCAGTGTCTGCACTTGCTTAAACCTGCCTGAGTGCAAGGGGTGAAGATGGTGAGTCGAGGAGTCATCAGAAAACTACTTCTTGAATTTTTCCCTTCAATAGCTTtcctaaaactcaaaattcagaaagaagaTGCCAATTTCTCTACCAGCATTTCTCCCATTTAGATTTCTTAGACCTAGGATTCCCTTACTTGATCTTCTTGACTTTTTGACTCTTTATCTCCAGTAGTCTAGAAATTAATTCTATACAGGATGAAAAACTTTTCCATATCTTGATTTAGCATATCCTTTCTGCTGTCAATATACAATGGCCTCTATCACTATGTTTGCTTCAGTAGTTCCCAACCTTTTGGGACCAGAGACCAGTtccatggaagacaattttttccatGGACTTGGGTTAAAGGGATAGTTTCAgcatgattcaagtgcattacaaagtgcactttgtttttattattattatgttaacTCCACCTTAGAtaatcaggcattagatcccagaggttggggaccactgctttagATGACAAATGTGACTAAAAAGGGAAAAACTAACATTGTGTTCTTAGTAAGAAAACTTTAGGGTTATGGAAATCTTCTTTGATAGAAGCAAATTTGAGAGATAGCAATTACTAGGCAATGGACAAGGGTAGAGAAATCTAGATGGTCTATATTATTTCTATTAGACTTTGCTTCTCAACATGTGGTCAGTAGTTCAGTAGCATTGGCGTTACTTGGGAACTTATGTTAATACAGAATCTCAGACTGTATCCCATGCATCTGAACAATATCCTTTCATAATTCATATGCGCATCCATGTTTGAAAAGCATGTGATAAACCATCTACCCATTAAACTGGAAGAGTCCTAAAGGCAAGATCATGTTCCTCTTGCCTAGCTGCTGTTCTTCCAGAATTTAACATCTCTACCTGGCACATAAAATACATTCAACAAAAACATCCTCAATCTTTAGGGTGCATAGGAATCATATAAAGTGCTTGTGAAATACTTCCACTGAAAATCCTTATGTCAGCAAATGGAGCTCAGGagtataattttaccaaattttaAAGCTGAATCTATACAAAGGATCTGAAACAACATTATCAGGAACACCACTATGATGGGGGGTAGCGTGGGCTGTAAAAgaatattatttgaaatatattctaACATATAGAATAAAATAGTCTTTCCTCCCTCATCAAAGTAGAGAGGCCCTCTCATATCTTTCTTCAGTATGGAATTGGGACAACTTAAATCATTGTTTCCCTAGATATGGAAAGATTACACATAAGGATCATTGGTGTGCTTACTTAAATATTCCTGAGCCCTTCCTTCTCTGGAAGAAAAGCCAATGAATATGAATGCTTTATAAACTCCTGCACAATTTAACATAATTAACAGAACTGCTGTCCTAAATGGAACTTGTATTAATGTAATGGCTATAAATGGGGAACATTCACTAATTCCAACTGAGAAATAGAAAATGGTGACAAGATTTAAAGTTATCAGTCCAATTTGATTCAGTGAAAAGAGAGAAGATCTAAAAGAAAGTCACTGTGATACCAGGTCTCTTGAAAAGTCTTCGAGAGAGAGAAGCAAAACTCAAAGTTCTCCATTCACTGAAGACAACATAGGAAGAAACAGACACAACAGACAAAGGGTCAAGAGAAGCTAACCAGGAGAAAGTAGGATTTAGAGCCATTGATCCCTGTTATGACTGTCTGGAGGCTGAGAGAGGAGTAGAGCACGGGTCTGTGCTAACACTCACTGGCCAGCATGAGGCAAGGGTCCTCCATCTCAATCCTCCGCACCTGGGACTTCAGGAAGAGCTGGAAATCAATGCCTTTGGCTTGAGAGGGAGTGGTGAAAAATCGAGCAGGGATTCGAGAAGTGTCTTTGTGGTCCTCCTGACCAAAGCCCAggctgaaaaggacatcttccGCATCTTCTTGCACCTTGTCCAGAATCTCTGAGATGCTGAAAAGTGGGGGTTTGGGTAAACACAGGAAGCTTTGAGAAACAGGGTAATCCAGACTATCTAATAAAAGTGTGAGGACACTGAGATACCTTTCTGGCCATTTCTCTGTCTACCACTGCAACCCAGAAAAGCTTTCACTTCTCTGAATCTAAATTCTCTTGTCTGAAACCTGGGAATTACAATCTGGCCTTGGTTTAAAAATTGAACGTGATTCTATTAGAGTACTTCAAACAATTGATTAAAATGATTACAGATGAATGAAAATTTGCTATGAGAGGGATCCGAAAAATCAAAATCAGTGTAGTTGCAAAATGCTCTGTGGCTGTGTTATTAACCAGCCAGCTCCCATTTGCTACATGATAGAGCTGGCTTTTGCCAAGTGCTTTGTAACTTGCACCAGCTTGCACCAGTGGTTGGTGGACCAACCAGGCAATGAGTGTGTAAGCAACACAGAACTCATTTTATTCTCACCCTGAGGATAAAATTGTATCACTACAGCTATGTTAGGTAGGCCTGTTTATAGCACAATTTCAGGATAGAAGCCCTGCATGTGTAGATCAAACACTTTCTGTCTCCAACATACGTCTATGTGGAAATCGTTGCAGCACCAGGCTGCTGACACAGGAGCTCACTAACAGGGCATTCCAAACATCAGTGAGAGCAGGGGAGCTGTGAATTATTTGAGGCTTCGACTAATCACTGTTAATCTCTTCGGAAAGGATGCCAGGTGTTCCAAACTGTTTAAGTAAACACTCTTGTTTAAGTAAAAGCTGGATAATTGGAATCCCTGGCCCTATTCTTGTGCGTTCCTCCTCACTGCTAATTTCATCTCCATGATCCCGAGTTTCCTTATCTGAATTGTGGTCCTAAGACTAGATCCCTGAGGAGGCAGGATATCAAGGCGGCAGAAAAGGAAGATGCTGAGCTCACTGCCCTCAGTGAACACACCAAAAAATACATCCACACAAGGAGCAGTTCTTGCTGAAATCAGACTGGATGGAGACTGGCAGAAAGACTCTTCGACAACTAGGCTATAAAGAATGATCTACAAGGAAGTGggtaggaagagaagagaaatgatCAGGTCAGGATCTGCATCCCTaggaggggacacagaggaggagGGGGGTTCCCAGAGGCTCAGAGATCCTCCCTGGGGAATGGATGGTTCAGACCACAAATTGGGCACCATAGCCCTCGAGTCTGATGCTGGGCAGAGGAGTCCCATTCGCTAGCTTGAAAACCAGTAGGACTAACAGGAGGGCGGTAAGAACTGTGCTCGCAGAGATTATGCACACACTTGCTTACTCCTGAAACAGGGATGAGGAAGCAGATTCAGTGTGTCTGGGACTCTGGCCAGCTTCCTGCAACCTACACTGAGCATCACTCCAGCTCTTCTCACTTGCTAGTGCGGCGCTCCGCTAGGGTGGAGGCCCATCAGTGAAGACTGTGGAGCTGTGGGGTATGCAGCTGGCTTGGACCCTGCACAGATCTGAAACGGGCGATGGCAGCTGTTACTGTTGCTCTCAGAGGAGGCAGATCAAGAATGGGCTGAAACTCTAACTGAATGGGCCAGAACTTCTCCAGAGTGTGCCCTAGCCTGCACTGGGTACCTGCTCTGCCCTTCTTGCTCTAGCACTGTTCCCCTCCGGGGCGAAGGTAGCAATGCTGGGATGGGGGAGTGCATACACTGAAAGGAAGGGAACCAGCTCAGACCTGACCCTCGGGAATCCTGCTCCAAACACGTAGGACACAGTCTTGCCCTGGATAGGGAACTGTGAGTCACCGAGCACAGAGCCCTGGCTCACACCTAACTCTGGCTCTAGCCAACACCCTCACCCCCCCATCTCTAGCTGCGCTTCCCACTAAGGTGATagtatatgtaaaatagccaatgAGAATTTGCTCTAAATCAAAAGGAGCTCAAATGTGACCTGTGCTCATTTCAGAAACAGCTCttttataaagctacagtcatcaaagcagtatgctactggcacaaaaagagacacaCGGATCAACGGAACAGAGCAGAGCCCAGAAATACACCCATGCATGTACAGTCTAGTATTCTATGATACAGggggaaagaatatacaatggaataaaagacagtttcttcaataaatggttctgggaaaactggatagctgatgtaaaagaatgaaattagaacattttcctaccccataaaaaaataaactcaaaatggataaagacAGTTCCATAAgaatagaaaccataaaactcctagaagaaaacacagccaGATCACTCTtgaacataaatcatagcaaagCTTTTTTCGATCTGTCTcataaggcaaaggaaacaaaagcaaaagtgaaaaaaatgggacctgattaaacttaaaacattttgcatgcaaaggaaaccatttacaaaatgaaaagacaacctactggatgggagaaaatattttcaaatgatatgactgataatgAGTTAATATAAAATGAGCACATAGCTCATATaactcatattaaaaaaataaagaacctaattagaaaatgggcataagacctgaatagatattttcccaaagaagacatatagatggccaatagacatgaaaagatggtcatcattagtggaatattactcagccataaaaaggaatacatttgagtcagttctaatgaagtggatgaacctgaagcctattatacagaataaagtaaatcagaaagagaaaaacaaataccttatattaacacacacacacatatggaaccTACTggcagagcagcagtggagacgcagacacAGAACAGACTGGGGACGCAGCGACAAGGAGAGGGCCGGACGAGCAGCTGAGAGAGTGGCGTGGAAATACATGCatcaccacgtgtaaaacagcCGGTGATTTGCTCTATAAGCCAAAAGGAGCTCAAGCCTGTGACcacttagaggggtgggacgggatgggaggtgggaggcaggttcaagaaggaggggatatataccAATGGCCGATTCAtgctgatgtgtggcagaaaccaacacagtactgtaaagcaattattctctaactaagaatgaataaattaaaaacaagaaaatcaagggaaaaaagatgtggtatatatcagacataaaaaagaatgaaataataccgtTGGCAGCAACACAGATCTAgaaattattatactaagtgaagtaagttagagaaagataaatatcatatgatattacttacacatggaataaaaaaaaagatagaaatgaacttatttacaaaatagaaatagactcaccgACACAGAAagcaagcttatggttaccaaaggggatagcagGGGatgagagataaattaggagtttgggattaacacatatacactaccatatataaaatgggtaaacaataaggacctactatacaacacaggaaactatactcaatatcttgtaataatctataatagaaaagaatctgaataagaatatatatatgtatatatatatatatgtatatttgaatcactttgctgtacatttgaagcattgtaaatcaaatgtACTTCaacaaaagttttcttttaaatgcagACATTTGAGTCTCGCCCCCAGAGAGTCTATGTGTTAACTGAATTGGGGTGTAAGGCTCAGTGAGTACAAATCactaaaaatagtaaataagCTAATAAGTCTGAGAACCAGGTTTGATATTCAAACTTTGACTCCAAATTCCAAACAATTTTTATAATAGCACACTAATTCTCATCATTTTCCACCTTGTTTTAGAGTTATTggtgtgtatttttctttcaccCTATAGAATTGTTGAGCTCCTGCAGGCAAACTTTTTATCTGCTTAATTTTCAAATTCTATACCGTCATTGCCTGGTCTGCATTTGGAGATACAAAATTGCTTGAATGAATCAATATTTTATCAcctcaatcaatcaatcaatggaTACATTTATtgactgttttgttgttgttcagtcactaagtcatgttcaactctttgtgacccatggactgcagcatgccaggtttccctgtccttcacgatctctgGCAGTTTGCTGAAATTGATATCCAACTGATTGTTTGCTGAGAACTTATTATAAGTCCTGGAAATGTGATGGGACCAATATTATACTTCCTGGTGT
This genomic stretch from Cervus elaphus chromosome 22, mCerEla1.1, whole genome shotgun sequence harbors:
- the TESPA1 gene encoding protein TESPA1 isoform X2; the protein is MEGSVLSPTSWERRRAWLRQSRHWQTQVLEEEAAAALQNVPDAEPSGLDDVFQEGNPINKIEDWLQDCGYSEEGFFEEAGQSNYNGCPSHGTSFEDDLSLGAEATLLAASSKLYSRSFLETSRPGQLLDLGCSLASSSVTGGTNKTSSSISEILDKVQEDAEDVLFSLGFGQEDHKDTSRIPARFFTTPSQAKGIDFQLFLKSQVRRIEMEDPCLMLASRFKQVQTLAVTADAFFCLYSYVSKTPVQKFTPSHMFWNCNPADMPSIKILSPEPEPHSPRERLRKAISKMCLYTCPRDRLSPPDHTPKRNSLDQVVWEVMDRVRGEKLVLQQDSGFGPGPRRAPMPPTKGTKLPPSSCPCILCLKDETQQGMSTWQEPSETLGSDLRIPCCSHPLPRADLQWSTDPVQDQKELWGLQASSKEAHSVQDGAFWTRKSRARRSLFQKNPMGKKVSSLDLSIVQQKWKQSPEGTEMHRSLTEQWQDALDSEVQSNSEEEDSHWPSRPGHHHLYQTFAGEDSRSKLSPPPQPQHML
- the TESPA1 gene encoding protein TESPA1 isoform X1, translated to MEGSVLSPTSWERRRAWLRQSRHWQTQVLEEEAAAALQNVPDAEPSGLDDVFQEGNPINKIEDWLQDCGYSEEGFFEEAGQSNYNGCPSHGTSFEDDLSLGAEATLLAASSKLYSRSFLETSRPGQLLDLGCSLASSSVTGGTNKTSSSISEILDKVQEDAEDVLFSLGFGQEDHKDTSRIPARFFTTPSQAKGIDFQLFLKSQVRRIEMEDPCLMLASRFKQVQTLAVTADAFFCLYSYVSKTPVQKFTPSHMFWNCNPADMPSIKILSPEPEPHSPRERLRKAISKMCLYTCPRDRLSPPDHTPKRNSLDQVVWEVMDRVRGEKLVLQQDSGFGPGPRRAPMPPTKGTKLPPSSCPCILCLKDETQQGMSTWQEPSETLGSDLRIPCCSHPLPRADLQWSTDPVQDQKELWGLQASSKEAHSVQDGAFWTRKSRARRSLFQKNPMGKKVSSLDLSIVQQKWKQSPEGTEMHRSLTEQWQDALDSEVQSNSEEEDSHWPSRPGHHHLYQTFAGEDSRSFHHHHNHNTCSDSREFTEEPNSHLFSQEALQPPTSSSCSLALQTPDLNKRKARWYTRQKTRVRDLESPS